From the Daphnia magna isolate NIES linkage group LG3, ASM2063170v1.1, whole genome shotgun sequence genome, one window contains:
- the LOC116919883 gene encoding LOW QUALITY PROTEIN: laminin subunit alpha (The sequence of the model RefSeq protein was modified relative to this genomic sequence to represent the inferred CDS: deleted 1 base in 1 codon), which produces MGVRDCPSFFTAVIVIFCIHFVSAQRDPIPKIQVVDGGLSPPYFNLADNRRIYASATCGEDVTGPELYCKLVGSSTSNLDPGEDINIIKGQICDTCDPTDPKRNHPASNAIDGTSNWWQSPPMSRGLKYATVNLTIDLGQEFHVAYVFIKMGNSPRPGVWILERSTDNGITYAPWQYFADTVSDCVDLFGPETIDPISRDDSVICETQFSKVVPLEDGEIVVSLLNNRPSSTNFYNSTVLQEWTKATNIRLRLLRPKTLLGQWVSFSRNDFTLTRRFFYSIRDISIGGRCVCNGHAESCDITDPEDAYKLLCRCQHNTCGPQCERCCPGFVQKAWKQSKAYDPFTCEPCNCFGHTDECLYNPDVDRLGTSLDINGQYEGGGVCQNCRHNTQGINCNECKPTFYRPYDKLLNATDVCQPCQCDEFFSTGNCAEGSGQCECRPQYLSPLCDQCSFGYYGYPQCKPCDCNINGTRDQICEVGGGQCPCKYNYAGNNCDECAEGYYNFPECIPCQCEAPGSISDACDLENGQCQCDHNFGGRACERCEHGFFNYPTCKYCNCDPRGTIKEVCDKGTGQCICKPGYGGARCDQCQPSYWGHPDCKPCSCSDSGSASSICTPNGKCPCLPNFSGRACDQCSPGYYRYPECISCNCDTSGSLGVSCDDEGRCQCRSNFDGPRCDRCREGFYNYPACEDCNCDPAGVVEAFAGCGSVPKGELCKCKERVQGRICNQCKPLYWNMQTNNPLGCQDCDCIVAGTIGSLRVCGSDDGQCSCKSRVTSRRCSDCADGFFNLQEDNPFGCMDCGCNIGGSVSPLCDKTTGQCVCRQRIQGRSCDEPLQLHYFPTLYQYQYEAEDGYTPTRSPVRFGYDQGQFPGYSWRGYAVFSQIQNEILQEFMIEKPSLYRMILRYVNPNEETVMAKVKLSPENSHDAEQTYLVRLEPTREPQFVTVAGPSGNLPTPFILNPGMWTASIATNKSLHLDYFALLPAAYYEGTILQERVLKPCLHLDQQQGSCRQFTYASLDSFPSIRGDAAYTLVDDNAGPAVVITDSRLTDAVALSDSQQEINMDLGVPRAGNYVLVLAYVTSGQGRRTYIEVDVQTGSEHRQQGVAILYDCTLRTSCRQVVTDSEGKIADFHLGTDVNNNVIIRSASINEEADAAIDSIIAVPSAEWSLDYVQPKSVCIQRDGKCVPGNFPAASDSTRVEFESGNIQQATNNLPEEIYDENVGLIYLDMKEPMVDVTGKVPHTGYYVFIVHYYQPTHPQFELDVLLQNGQFYEAKLPTNLCPSNSGCRSVIKQANGNQAFQIQENFILTLKSPANKTAWVDYVYVVPADEYTPALLEESPIDLTSEFIARCGRNNFQVDRNTPDFCRQAIFTLTTEFNSGALPCQCDFQGSLSFECDPFGGQCPCKSGVIGRQCTRCQTGYFGFPDCKPCDCPSTALCDPASGSCICPPRVTGARCDQCVANTYGYDPIIGCEECSCNAQGVHQGNLQCESSTGQCQCKHNVVSRKCDRCAFGYWAFPYCQLCNCDVRGSAEEICDQDTSSCFCKENVIGPSCDMCSSGTFNLQESNPRGCSKCFCFGKASTCTTSQLFRSHVTDMKDWTAAAIVVGLVGSRRSVDQVQSYDQMIRAVLTDFLPEDGSFYFSAPLTYLGNKLTSYGGNLNYTIVYVAGTAGYTVSAPDIILIGGDFTLYHFGHETPSSSVPLSVSVEINERNFVLPSGLPASRENLLVALKDVRGLYIRGSYSDPTREARLSSVIMEIAVKELIDDADVAVAVEQCNCPVNYQGTSCEDCAPGHFRAHTGPYGGFCVPCQCHGHSDTCDPITGKCFNCKHNTVGDHCEKCDIGYQGDATQATPSDCLICACPLPIESNNFALTCDFSPAGDEIACQCKPGYTGPLCESCAPGFYGSPETVGDFCKPCNCSNNIDVDDPQACDSVSGECLKCLNNAYGPACGLCAPGFYGDAVELKDCQGCHCDECGTSQCSSFTGICECQPNVIGEKCDRCAPDHYGFSSCRGCRSCSCAEASEGTQCDDNTGQCRCRSGAAGRHCERCVSGFWNYTPAGCQSCNCNEDFAIGVGCNPATGQCACLPGVIGDKCEACPYRWVLVPDQGCFECDSCTHNLLDVTDELRVMIDPIAGEFQTVALTFFTHQKIASINQSALDLRAEVGNLDVSQIQFGPLEAVTVELEATSRGMKIKTGYIEEESMEKAGEANNVLIESIEVEKLIQEAVQKSRSIIGEVAILAESLEGGAGPQIDKALGEAQNMLQEIRSRNFQQRQSGADHELQEAISLLGKMKEEALPVRDNNLLLVNLTARLNDLISRVKDLNNNIDSSKDKIKMADKLTSANRASSSLGAVVDIQQRNSTASAHLKNCAQLLANATALMETARKKLDQLKLDIDRVMTSKDTLHETVEQKETDLAESRRILYDAQFHATKLGDQATGLDEMLTDTRQTSENAVAAANSYKNIVDAIDEAIKAAEQATNAGQNATQLSAGVGERAQLSHQRSEELLAQARDALQRTQTMLKPRLMAAETLANLVEENNQRTDEGLKAVNDALDKIVPSSSSKENGRKAAETSNAAQQGGSEASLKIQEITNEIPMQRDRTNQLARDIDAVGKSTTFSVSNLERLNSVLPDLRNLLTRTKEKQGVLSEMGKDLSAKLAELRQKTALARDQANRITVGVTFYHNSTLQLRNPEGLSRAATANQFSLYFRTSETNGFLAYLGNEVGTSKKLRRTRSDDFMTLEVRNGYLTLTTDLGSGPQSVLNDRFVADNVWYQAVVQRTGKSVRLTVRAEKEAGEVEVSTKEAVLPGTFSVFNLDQDLSKIFIGGYPAAAKIQPTVLYASFQGEVEEVMIGDAAVGLWNFVDATNVYGAIERDKLKNLQESTGYRFDGEGYATLDRKSYRFRDRVDVQLKFKSMADNGLLFLAGKGKEFMSIEINKGKVVFRYNLGDDTVTLKSPERYNDDKWHTIEAVRRLRDGILKVDGADVAQRSSTIGDSDLSITNYMYFGGYPGDHRFEDVTNVDFDGCIDEVQISGTPVDLSQNVEAFGVVSGCPAKVANIVSFNEAGTGYVSLPGVNIENFAQVSLKFKTKQDSGLIFYMADEDQTNRLSLSLLDGALVLRSSPGGHVSSEGLTKLNDGQWHVVTATADGSQISLVVDDFDVYTLDTPNSPLVIPATPIYFGGVPDRFALAAGASATDSSFSGCIGDTTINGKLINYASSTGNQGASVAKCPLPDVHGAPTLKPKRIDDEDASPPIESVPSEPEPNRYLYRCPKKSYLPSGYVTEATTEAEVITTTTEAIPITTTTAIPETTTIPMGQCRLPIQPADDPDVDDNSGNRFGNVKFSRHEYVALPGRHRQKSELSVEFKTSEPDGIIFYAAENRHIDYTALYLKDGKLHFSFNCGTGPALLSSPETYNDDKWHTVMFNRDRQNGTLVVDDLVVAEGSSPGNTQTINVDQPYYVGGISPEVLNNARHNFKGVEGGLIGCLRNFRAGSRPVGEPSYTEGTEPCSSKVETGSFFALQGGYIKAVENFRVGLDIDISMEIKPRGTSGILMSVHGRRDFLLLQMVNGALIFSVDNGRGPIVATYIPPHEHHMCDGKWHYVQAIKAKNVVTLSVDNVFVEPGIGVAGVSSTDTNNPLFIGGHPNPSKPRGIKTQEQFVGCIRNLNINRNLLRFGSTQAIGSVTATTCPTI; this is translated from the exons ATGGGTGTCCGAGACTGCCCGTCATTTTTCACTGCGGTGATTGTGATTTTTTGCATTCATTTTGTGAGTGCTCAGCGTGATCCCATTCCAAAAATTCAAGTTGTCGATGGAGGATTATCTCCGCCTTATTTTAATCTTGCAGACAACCGACGTATTTACGCTTCAG CCACGTGTGGAGAAGATGTCACTGGGCCCGAATTATATTGTAAACTGGTTGGTAGCAGTACCAGTAACTTGGATCCTGGTGAAGATATCAACATTATCAAAGGACAG ATTTGTGACACATGTGATCCGACAGACCCTAAACGAAATCATCCAGCATCTAATGCCATTGATGGCACTTCCAATTGGTGGCAGAGCCCACCTATGTCTCGAGGGTTGAAATACGCAACCGTTAATTTAACCATCGACTTGGGACAG GAATTTCATGTCGCCTATGTTTTCATCAAAATGGGAAATTCGCCTCGACCTGGAGTCTGGATATTAGAACGTTCCACTGATAATG GTATTACGTATGCACCATGGCAGTATTTTGCTGACACAGTAAG TGACTGCGTTGATCTGTTTGGGCCCGAGACGATCGATCCCATTTCGAGAGACGACTCGGTCATTTGTGAAACACAGTTTTCTAAAGTTGTGCCACTGGAAGACGGAGAG ATTGTCGTGTCCCTGCTAAACAACCGCCCATCTTCTACAAATTTTTACAATTCGACCGTTTTGCAAGAGTGGACAAAAGCAACAAACATTCGTCTAAGACTTCTGCGGCCAAAGACATTGCTCGGCCAGTGGGTCAGCTTTTCTCGTAATGATTTTACACTAACTCGTCGG tTTTTCTATTCAATCCGTGACATTTCGATTGGTGGACGATGTGTTTGTAACGGCCATGCTGAATCTTGTGACATTACCGATCCCGAAGACGCTTACAAATTACTATGTCGTTGTCAGCACAACACGTGTGGACCTCAATGTGAACGATGCTGTCCAGGTTTCGTACAAAAAGCTTGGAAACAGTCCAAGGCATACGATCCTTTCACCTGCGAAC CGTGCAATTGCTTCGGACATACTGACGAATGTCTGTACAATCCAGATGTCGATCGTCTGGGCACTTCATTGGATATCAACGGTCAATATGAAGGTGGAGGTGTGTGCCAGAATTGCCGTCACAACACACAAGGCATCAACTGTAACGAATGCAAGCCAACATTTTATCGTCCTTATGATAAACTTCTTAATGCTACCGACGTATGTCAAC CATGCCAGTGCGATGAGTTTTTCTCGACAGGTAATTGTGCAGAAGGTAGTGGTCAATGTGAATGTCGACCACAATATCTTTCGCCGTTGTGTGACCAGTGCAGTTTCGGATATTACGGATACCCACAGTGCAAACCGTGCGACTGTAATATTAATGGAACTCGAGATCAAATTTGCGAAGTTGGTGGAGGACAATGTCCCTGCAAATATAACTATGCCGGCAATAATTGCGATGAATGCGCTGAAGGCTATTACAACTTCCCCGAATGCATAC CGTGTCAGTGTGAAGCTCCAGGATCCATCTCTGATGCTTGTGATCTAGAGAATGGACAATGCCAGTGTGATCATAATTTCGGAGGGCGGGCTTGCGAACGTTGCGAACATGGCTTCTTCAATTACCCAACTTGCAAAT ACTGCAACTGTGATCCACGAGGAACCATCAAGGAAGTATGTGACAAAGGAACTGGTCAATGTATCTGCAAGCCAGGGTATGGTGGAGCTCGGTGCGATCAATGCCAACCAAGTTATTGGGGCCATCCAGACTGTAAACCATGCAGTTGTAGTGATTCCGGAAGTGCTTCGAGCATTTGCACACCAAATGGAAAATGTCCCTGCCTACCCAATTTCTCAGGCCGTGCTTGCGACCAGTGCTCACCAGGCTATTACAGATACCCCGAATGCATCA GTTGTAACTGCGATACATCGGGATCGTTGGGCGTTTCTTGTGACGATGAAGGACGTTGTCAGTGCCGCAGCAACTTTGATGGACCGCGGTGTGATCGCTGCCGTGAAGGATTTTACAACTATCCTGCTTGCGAAG ATTGCAATTGTGATCCGGCGGGTGTTGTCGAGGCGTTTGCTGGATGTGGGTCTGTGCCCAAGGGTGAACTGTGCAAATGTAAAGAGCGTGTTCAGGGACGCATTTGCAACCAATGCAAGCCGCTCTATTGGAACATGCAAACCAATAATCCATTAGGATGTCAAG ATTGTGATTGCATTGTTGCTGGAACGATTGGTTCTCTGCGTGTGTGCGGATCCGATGATGGACAATGTTCTTGCAAATCTCGAGTAACTAGTCGACGCTGCAGTGACTGTGCTGACGGTTTCTTCAACTTACAAGAGGATAATCCGTTTGGCTGCATGG ATTGCGGCTGCAACATCGGCGGATCGGTAAGCCCTTTGTGCGATAAGACTACTGGTCAATGCGTTTGTCGCCAACGGATTCAAGGAAGATCGTGTGATGAACCACTTCAACTGCACTACTTCCCCACGTTGTATCAATACCAATACGAAGCCGAAGATGGTTACACACCAACACGTTCACCTGTCCGATTTGGTTACGATCAGGGTCAATTCCCTGGCTACTCTTGGCGTGGTTATGCTGTATTTTCTCAGATTCAG AACGAAATTCTCCAAGAGTTTATGATTGAGAAGCCCTCACTTTATCGTATGATTCTACGTTACGTTAATCCAAACGAAGAGACGGTAATGGCAAAAGTCAAGTTATCGCCAGAGAACTCCCACGATGCCGAACAGACTTATTTGGTTCGCTTGGAACCAACCCGAGAACCTCAGTTTGTAACTGTAGCTGGACCTTCTGGTAACCTTCCTACTCCATTCATCTTGAATCCGGGAATGTGGACAGCTTCTATCGCCACGAACAAGAGTCTTCACCTTGACTACTTCGCTCTTTTACCTGCTGCATATTATGAAGGAACAATTCTTCAAGAACGGGTTCTTAAACCCTGTCTTCATCTCGATCAACAACAAGGATCCTGTCGTCAATTTACTTATGCTAGCCTTGACTCTTTTCCTAGTATTCGAGGCGATGCAGCCTACACACTTGTCGACGATAACGCCGGCCCGGCCGTGGTCATTACAGATTCACGG TTAACTGACGCTGTTGCTCTCAGCGATAGCCAACAGGAAATTAACATGGATCTTGGAGTTCCGCGAGCAGGCAACTACGTCCTTGTCTTAGCTTATGTAACATCTGGTCAAGGCAGGCGAACTTACATCGAGGTAGACGTTCAAACAGGCAGTGAACATCGTCAACAAGGCGTGGCGATTTTGTATGATTGCACTCTGCGCACCAGTTGCCGTCAAGTGGTGACGGATAGTGAAGGAAAAATTGCTGATTTCCATTTGGGAACAGATGTCAACAACAATGTGATAATCCGCAGTGCGTCCATTAATGAAGAAGCTGATGCAGCCATTGATTCCATCATTGCTGTCCCTTCAGCGGAATGGTCCCTCGATTATGTCCAACCCAAATCGGTGTGCATACAACGCGATGGAAAATGCGTTCCCGGAAACTTCCCTGCTGCCTCCGATTCTACCCGCGTAGAGTTTGAAAGTGGCAATATACAACAGGCCACAAACAATCTTCCTGAAGAAATTTATGACGAAAATGTTGGTTTAATCTATCTGGATATGAAGGAGCCAATGGTGGATGTAACCGGTAAAGTCCCCCATACTGGTTACTATGTATTCATCGTTCATTACTATCAGCCAACTCATCCGCAATTCGAACTCGATGTTTTGCTACAAAACGGACAATTCTATGAGGCGAAGTTGCCAACAAATCTTTGCCCGTCAAATTCTGGATGTCGCTCGGTTATCAAACAAGCTAATGGTAACCAGGCCTTCCAGATTCAAGAGAATTTCATCTTGACGCTGAAATCCCCTGCCAACAAGACCGCTTGGGTGGATTATGTTTACGTTGTTCCAGCTGACGAGTATACCCCAGCTCTCCTGGAAGAATCCCCAATTGATTTGACATCCGAATTCATTGCTCGTTGTGGCCGGAACAATTTCCAAGTGGACCGCAATACGCCAGATTTCTGTCGACAGGCAATTTTCACTTTGACAACCGAGTTCAACAGCGGTGCTCTTCCGTGTCAGTGTGACTTCCAAGGTTCACTCTCTTTTGAATGCGACCCGTTCGGTGGGCAATGCCCTTGTAAATCTGGCGTAATTGGCCGTCAATGTACGCGCTGCCAGACTGGCTATTTTGGTTTTCCTGATTGCAAACCATGCGACTGTCCTTCCACTGCTCTTTGTGATCCAGCCTCTGGCTCTTGCATCTGTCCTCCTCGTGTAACAG GCGCCCGATGCGATCAATGTGTGGCCAACACATACGGTTATGATCCAATTATTGGTTGTGAGGAATGTAGTTGCAATGCTCAAGGTGTCCACCAGGGCAACCTCCAG TGCGAATCTTCTACTGGCCAATGTCAGTGTAAGCACAACGTTGTGAGCCGCAAATGCGACCGCTGCGCTTTCGGATATTGg GCTTTCCCCTACTGTCAATTGTGCAACTGCGATGTTCGGGGATCGGCTGAAGAAATCTGTGACCAAGATACGTCTAGTTGCTTCTGTAAAGAGAATGTAATTGGTCCGTCCTGTGACATGTGCTCCTCTGGCACATTCAACTTGCAAGAATCCAACCCAAGAGGATGTAGCAAATGCTTCTGTTTCGGAAAGGCATCTACATGCACTACGTCGCAACTTTTCCGTTCTCACGTCACTGACATGAAAGATTGGACGGCAGCCGCCATCGTTGTTGGTCTTGTCGGTTCACGCCGTAGTGTCGATCAAGTTCAGTCCTACGATCAAATGATTCGGGCAGTCCTCACCGATTTCCTACCTGAAGATGGCTCTTTTTACTTCTCGGCTCCGTTAACTTACTTGGGCAATAAGCTGACTTCTTACGGAGGAAACCTCAATTATACTATAGTTTACGTCGCTGGAACGGCTGGGTACACTGTAAGCGCTCCTGATATCATCCTGATTGGAGGCGACTTTACCCTGTACCATTTCGGACATGAGACACCATCGTCATCTGTCCCGTTGTCGGTTAGTGTTGAGATCAACGAGAGAAACTTCGTCCTACCTTCTGGACTTCCAGCATCTAGAGAGAACCTTCTAGTGGCTCTTAAGGATGTTCGGGGCCTATACATCCGCGGATCTTATTCGGACCCAACACGCGAAGCTCGATTGTCGTCAGTTATTATGGAAATCGCAGTCAAAGAGCTCATTGACGACGCTGACGTTGCTGTTGCTGTGGAACAGTGCAATTGTCCAGTAAATTACCAAGGAACTTCGTGCGAAGATTGTGCTCCTGGTCATTTCAGGGCTCATACCGGACCATACGGTGGCTTCTGTGTTCCCTGCCAAt GTCACGGACACAGCGACACATGCGATCCAATAACTGGAAAATGTTTCAACTGTAAACATAATACTGTTGGAGATCACTGCGAGAAATGTGATATTGGTTACCAAGGTGATGCAACCCAAGCAACGCCTTCAGACTGTTTGATTTGCGCCTGTCCCCTTCCAATTGAGTCAAACAACTTCGCGCTAACTTGTGATTTTTCACCGGCTGGGGACGAAATCGCTTGCCAATGCAAACCTGGATATACTGGCCCGCTTTGCGAGTCCTGCGCTCCAGGATTCTATGGAAGCCCAGAAACTGTTGGCGATTTTTGCAAACCTTGCAATTGCTCTAACAACATTGACGTCGATGATCCTCAAGCATGTGATTCTGTCAGCGGTGAATGcttaaaatgtttgaataaTGCTTACGGACCCGCTTGCGGTCTGTGTGCTCCAGGCTTCTATGGTGACGCAGTGGAACTCAAGGATTGTCAGGGTTGTCACTGTGACga GTGCGGAACGAGCCAATGCAGCAGTTTTACTGGCATTTGTGAATGCCAACCCAATGTCATCGGTGAAAAGTGTGACCGTTGCGCTCCCGATCACTATGGCTTTAGTTCCTGTCGGGGATGCCGATCGTGTAGCTGTGCCGAAGCGTCAGAAGGAACCCAATGTGACGATAACACAGGACAGTGTCGATGCCGTTCAGGAGCTGCAGGTCGCCATTGCGAACGTTGTGTATCTGGATTCTGGAATTACACTCCGGCAGGATGCCAATCATGCAACTGTAATGAAGATTTTGCCATCGGAGTTGGGTGTAACCCTGCAACAGGCCAGTGTGCTTGTTTGCCTGGTGTTATAG GCGATAAATGTGAAGCGTGCCCCTACCGCTGGGTTTTAGTTCCCGACCAAGGTTGCTTTGAGTGCGATTCCTGCACACATAACCTCTTGGATGTGACTGACGAATTGAGGGTTATGATTGACCCCATCGCCGGTGAGTTCCAAACAGTCGCATTGACTTTCTTTACTCATCAGAAAATTGCTTCCATAAACCAGTCTGCTTTGGATTTAAGAGCTGAAGTTGGAAATTTAGACGTTTCTCAGATACAGTTTGGGCCACTAGAAGCTGTCACAGTTGAACTAGAGGCAACATCTCGCGgtatgaaaataaaaaccgGCTACATCGAGGAGGAGTCTATGGAAAAAGCCGGTGAAGCCAACAATGTGCTTATCGAGTCCATCGAAGTGGAAAAGCTTATTCAAGAGGCTGTGCAGAAATCTCGTTCCATTATTGGTGAGGTTGCCATTCTAGCCGAAAGTTTGGAAGGTGGAGCAGGACCCCAGATTGACAAAGCATTGGGTGAAGCCCAAAATATGCTACAAGAAATTCGCTCAAGAAACTTCCAGCAAAGACAAAGTGGAGCGGATCATGAATTACAAGAAGCCATCAGCTTGCtgggaaaaatgaaagaagaagcGCTTCCTGTTCGCGACAACAACTTGTTGCTTGTTAATCTTACTGCTCGGCTGAACGATCTTATCAGCCGGGTAAAAGATTTGAACAATAACATTGACAGCTCAAAGgataaaattaaaatggcTGATAAGCTGACAAGCGCCAATCGTGCTTCGTCCTCTTTAGGTGCAGTGGTCGACATCCAGCAGCGCAATTCAACTGCTAGCGCacatttgaaaaattgcgCACAACTTTTAGCGAATGCTACAGCTTTGATGGAAACTGCCAGAAAGAAACTTGATCAACTAAAATTGGATATCGATCGTGTTATGACATCAAAAGATACACTCCATGAAACCGTCGAACAGAAAGAAACTGATTTAGCCGAATCGCGAAGAATCCTTTACGATGCACAATTCCACGCAACCAAGCTCGGAGACCAAGCAACCGGATTAGACGAAATGTTGACCGACACACGCCAAACTTCCGAGAATGCCGTTGCTGCTGCTAATTCCTACAAAAACATTGTTGATGCAATTGACGAAGCCATCAAAGCAGCTGAACAGGCCACAAATGCAGGTCAGAACGCTACTCAACTTTCAGCGGGGGTTGGAGAACGAGCGCAATTATCGCATCAACGATCGGAAGAGCTATTAGCTCAAGCGCGAGACGCACTTCAACGAACCCAGACTATGCTGAAGCCACGTTTAATGGCGGCAGAAACACTGGCCAATTTGGTGGAAGAGAATAATCAGCGCACGGATGAAGGTCTGAAAGCCGTTAACGACGCATTGGATAAAATCGTTCCTAGCAGTAGTTCAAAGGAAAATGGTCGTAAAGCTGCCGAAACAAGCAATGCTGCTCAACAGGGTGGCTCTGAAGCTTCATTGAAGATCCAAGAGATCACCAATGAAATCCCGATGCAAAGAGATCGAACCAATCAGCTTGCTCGCGATATTGATGCTGTCGGCAAGAGTACTACATTTTCAGTGTCGAATCTGGAACGGCTCAACTCGGTGTTGCCTGATCTTCGCAATCTGCTGACTCGCACTAAAGAGAAGCAAGGTGTTTTGAGCGAGATGGGCAAGGATTTGTCAGCCAAACTAGCCGAACTGCGACAGAAAACGGCATTGGCCCGCGATCAAGCAAATCGCATCACAGTAGGAGTTACTTTCTACCACAATTCAACCCTACAGCTACGCAATCCAGAAGGTCTTTCCCGCGCAGCCACGGCCAATCAATTTTCGCTATACTTCCGAACATCTGAAACGAATGGTTTCCTTGCCTATCTTGGTAACGAGGTGGGGACTAGCAAGAAGCTAAGGCGAACTCGTTCAGACGACTTCATGACTCTCGAAGTCCGTAACGGATACTTGACCCTCACGACAGATCTCGGCTCAGGTCCTCAGTCGGTTCTGAACGATCGTTTTGTCGCCGATAACGTTTGGTACCAGGCCGTTGTTCAACGGACAGGCAAGTCTGTTCGATTGACTGTGCGAGCTGAAAAAGAAGCCGGTGAAGTAGAGGTTTCCACCAAAGAGGCTGTCTTGCCGGGCACCTTTTCGGTCTTTAATTTAGATCAAGACTTGTCCAAGATCTTTATCGGTGGATATCCAGCAGCAGCTAAGATCCAACCTACCGTGCTGTATGCTTCTTTCCAAGGAGAGGTTGAAGAGGTTATGATTGGCGACGCGGCAGTTGGGCTGTGGAACTTTGTAGATGCCACCAACGTTTACGGTGCCATCGAACGCGACAAGCTGAAAAATCTGCAAGAGAGCACTGGTTATCGTTTTGATGGTGAAGGTTATGCCACTCTAGATCGCAAATCTTATCGTTTCCGCGATCGAGTTGATGTTCAATTGAAATTCAAGTCTATGGCTGACAACGGTTTACTCTTCTTGGCTGGAAAGGGCAAAGAATTTATGTCAATTGAAATCAACAAGGGTAAAGTGGTATTCAGGTACAATCTTGGAGATGACACCGTAACACTGAAATCACCTGAAAGATACAATGATGACAAGTGGCACACAATCGAGGCTGTTCGACGGTTACGTGATGGCATTCTCAAG GTCGATGGTGCGGATGTGGCCCAAAGATCGAGTACTATTGGAGACTCTGACTTGTCAATTACCAATTACATGTACTTTGGAGGCTATCCTGGAGACCATCGTTTTGAAGATGTCACAAACGTGGATTTTGATGGCTGCATTGATGAGGTTCAAATTTCCGGAACACCAGTCGATTTGAGTCAGAATGTCGAAGCCTTTGGAGTAGTCTCCGGATGTCCAGCAAAGGTGGCTAATATCGTCTCATTCAATGAGGCTGGTACAGGATATGTCTCTCTTCCGGGCGTCAATATTGAGAATTTCGCCCAAGTCAGCCTCAAATTCAAGACTAAACAAGACAGTGGCTTGATATTTTACATGGCTGACGAAGATCAAACCAACAGactgtctctctctctactgGATGGTGCACTGGTACTGCGGTCATCGCCAGGTGGCCATGTTTCGTCTGAAGGACTAACTAAACTTAATGATGGGCAGTGGCATGTT GTTACTGCAACTGCTGATGGCTCACAGATAAGTCTCGTCGTAGATGATTTCGATGTTTACACACTCGATACACCCAACAGTCCTTTAGTAATTCCTGCTACGCCCATCTACTTTGGTGGCGTACCAGATCGTTTTGCTTTGGCTGCCGGTGCTTCGGCAACCGATTCATCGTTCTCTGGCTGCATTGGTGACACGACTATCAATGGCAAGCTGATCAATTACGCCTCCTCCACAGGAAATCAAGGAGCCTCTGTTGCCAAATGTCCTCTTCCTGATGTTCATGGAGCACCTACTTTGAAGCCTAAACGAATCGATGATGAAGATGCGTCACCTCCCATTGAATCGGTACCATCGGAACCGGAACCGAACCGGTACCTGTACCGGTGCCCGAAGAAGAGTTACCTT CCCAGCGGATATGTGACAGAAGCCACGACAGAAGCAGAAG TTATCACGACAACCACTGAAGCGATTCCAATTACAACAACTACTGCTATTCCAGAAACCACAACTATTCCTATGGGTCAGTGCCGCCTTCCGATCCAACCTGCAG ATGATCCCGATGTCGACGATAACAGTGGCAATCGCTTTGGCAATGTCAAGTTCAGCCGACACGAGTACGTCGCACTTCCTGGGCGCCATCGACAAAAATCAGAATTGTCGGTTGAATTCAAAACTTCTGAACCCGACGGTATTATCTTCTACGCAGCAGAAAACCGTCACATTGACTACACAGCCCTGTACCTTAAAGACGGAAAA CTCCACTTTTCTTTCAATTGCGGAACGGGTCCGGCGTTACTTTCCAGTCCTGAAACTTACAACGATGACAAGTGGCACACGGTAATGTTCAACCGTGATCGTCAAAACGGAACCCTTGTTGTCGATGACCTCGTCGTT GCTGAGGGTAGCTCGCCCGGCAATACACAGACGATTAACGTCGACCAGCCCTATTATGTTGGAGGAATCTCACCAGAAGTTTTAAATAATGCTCGACATAATTTCAAG GGAGTCGAAGGAGGCTTGATTGGATGTTTGAGAAATTTCCGAGCAGGCTCCCGCCCTGTTGGAGAACCTAGCTATACTGAAGGAACTGAGCCTTGCTCCTCCAAGGTTGAGACAGGGTCTTTCTTCGCCCTTCAAGGGGGTTACATCAAAGCAG TTGAGAATTTCCGCGTGGGTTTGGATATTGACATCAGTATGGAGATCAAACCTCGTGGAACGTCAGGCATTCTGATGTCCGTACACGGTCGACGTGATTTCCTACTTCTGCAGATGGTTAACGGCGCTCTTATCTTCAGCGTCGATAACGGACGAGGGCCGATTGTGGCGACCTACATTCCGCCACATGAGCATCATATGTGCGATGGCAAATGGCATTACGTTCAAG CCATTAAGGCGAAGAATGTCGTGACATTGTCCGTGGACAATGTGTTTGTGGAACCTGGAATCGGTGTGGCCGGTGTGTCGTCCACTGATACAAATAATCCGTTGTTCATCGGTGGCCACCCCAACCCGAGTAAACCACGAGGAATCAAGACCCAAGAGCAATTCGTTGGTTGCATCCGCAATCTGAATATCAATCGCAATTTATTGCGTTTTGGATCAACGCAGGCTATTGGCAGTGTTACAGCTACTACTTGCCCGACGATCTAA